In a single window of the Cuculus canorus isolate bCucCan1 chromosome 25, bCucCan1.pri, whole genome shotgun sequence genome:
- the GRN gene encoding progranulin isoform X5: protein MTPLVPLLWLVLAGAWLPCPDAQLYPTTLVLPASSAAPCQDSSCPAGASCTLPEGVPCAGGHHCCPRGSHCSADGESCVVSPAPRAVPCPDGESECPDNATCCVTASGTWGCCPMPEASCCADKVHCCPHATICDLAHGRCLSPDGDVPLGTTFPAWKRQPPPPAVVLLQVLCPDGRSACPDGTTCCQLSLTEYGCCPLQNAVCCGDGQHCCPQGTSCDLERSTCTSAPLRAALPKAQDVRCDEETSCPDGNTCCRLASGAWGCCPLEQAVCCEDHIHCCPQGSTCDPSGGTCLQGGGGRLPWLRKTPALARVGDVRCDEETSCPDGNTCCRLASGAWGCCPLEQAVCCEDHIHCCPQGSTCDPSGGTCLQGGGGRLPWLRKTPALARVGDVRCDEETSCPDGNTCCRLASGAWGCCPLEQAVCCGDHQHCCPRGFTCNVATESCEKLVAPTPLLLATNPPRGVRNPPLRAPTPLRATSTPSGDTVPCDATRSCRGHQRCCRSSGGSWGCCPFTQGSCCTNGRHCCPAGSRCTGGGWGCSPLRWDPPIPLRELL, encoded by the exons ATGACGCCCCTTGTGCCGCTGCTGTGGCTAGTCCTGGCCGGTGCTTGGCTACCATGTCCTGATGCACAGCTGTACCCCACCACCCTG gtcCTGCCTGCCAGCAGCGCAGCACCGTGCCAGGACTCATCCTGCCCTGCCGGAGCCAGTTGCACACTGCCAGAG GGAGTGCCCTGTGCCGGCGGCCACCACTGCTGTCCCCGAGGGTCTCACTGTAGTGCCGATGGGGAATCCTGCGTCGTGTCACCAG CCCCTCGTGCTGTCCCCTGTCCCGATGGAGAGTCTGAGTGTCCTGACAATGCCACCTGCTGCGTGACAGCCAGTGGCACCTGGGGGTGCTGCCCAATGCCCGAG GCTTCATGCTGCGCAGACAAGGTTCACTGCTGTCCCCATGCCACCATCTGTGACCTGGCCCATGGGCGCTGTCTGTCACCTGACGGTGACGTTCCCTTGGGCACCACGTTCCCTGCCTGGAAGCGCCAGCCCCCACCACCTG CAGTTGTACTGCTCCAGGTGCTGTGTCCCGATGGGCGCTCGGCTTGTCCCGATGGCACAACCTGCTGCCAGCTGTCTCTGACTGAGTACGGCTGCTGCCCGCTGCAGAAC GCCGTGTGCTGCGGTGAtgggcagcactgctgcccGCAGGGCACATCCTGCGACCTGGAGCGCTCCACCTGCACCTCCGCACCACTCCGGGCAGCCCTGCCCAAAG CTCAGGATGTGAGGTGTGATGAGGAGACGAGCTGTCCGGACGGGAACACGTGCTGCCGCCTTGCCTCGGGAGCCTGGGGGTGCTGCCCGCTGGAGCAG GCCGTCTGCTGCGAGGACCACATCCACTGCTGCCCACAGGGCTCCACCTGCGACCCATCGGGGGGCACCTGCCTGCAGGGTGGGGGCGGCCGCCTGCCCTGGCTGCGCAAGACCCCAGCGCTGGCCCGGGTCGGGGACGTGAGGTGTGACGAGGAGACGAGCTGTCCGGACGGGAACACGTGCTGCCGCCTCGCCTCGGGAGCCTGGGGGTGCTGCCCGCTGGAGCAG GCCGTCTGCTGCGAGGACCACATCCACTGCTGCCCACAGGGCTCCACCTGCGACCCATCGGGGGGCACCTGCCTGCAGGGTGGGGGTGGCCGCCTGCCCTGGCTGCGCAAGACCCCAGCGCTGGCCCGGGTCGGGGACGTGAGGTGTGACGAGGAGACGAGCTGTCCGGACGGGAACACGTGCTGCCGCCTCGCCTCGGGAGCCTGGGGGTGCTGCCCGCTGGAGCAG GCCGTGTGCTGCGGGGaccaccagcactgctgcccgCGGGGCTTCACCTGCAACGTGGCCACTGAGAGCTGCGAGAAGCTGGTGGCCCCCACCCCCCTTCTGCTGGCCACCAACCCCCCCCGCGGGGTCCGCAACCCCCCCCTCCGCGCCCCCACCCCGCTGCGAGCCACCAGCACCCCCTCAGGTGACACCGTCCCCTGCGATGCCACCCGCTCGTGCCGTGGCCATCAGCGATGCTGCCGGAGCTcggggggctcctgggggtgCTGCCCCTTCACCCAG GGCTCCTGCTGCACCAATGGGCGTCACTGCTGCCCCGCGGGGTCCCGCTGCACCggagggggctggggctgcagccccctGCGCTGGGACCCCCCCATACCCCTCAGGGAGCTGCTCTGA
- the GRN gene encoding progranulin isoform X3, with protein sequence MLEFAGRYCGHWAYWNFLGGTCSAMTPLVPLLWLVLAGAWLPCPDAQLYPTTLVLPASSAAPCQDSSCPAGASCTLPEGVPCAGGHHCCPRGSHCSADGESCVVSPAPRAVPCPDGESECPDNATCCVTASGTWGCCPMPEASCCADKVHCCPHATICDLAHGRCLSPDGDVPLGTTFPAWKRQPPPPAVVLLQVLCPDGRSACPDGTTCCQLSLTEYGCCPLQNGTSCDLERSTCTSAPLRAALPKAQDVRCDEETSCPDGNTCCRLASGAWGCCPLEQAVCCEDHIHCCPQGSTCDPSGGTCLQGGGGRLPWLRKTPALARVGDVRCDEETSCPDGNTCCRLASGAWGCCPLEQAVCCEDHIHCCPQGSTCDPSGGTCLQGGGGRLPWLRKTPALARVGDVRCDEETSCPDGNTCCRLASGAWGCCPLEQAVCCGDHQHCCPRGFTCNVATESCEKLVAPTPLLLATNPPRGVRNPPLRAPTPLRATSTPSGDTVPCDATRSCRGHQRCCRSSGGSWGCCPFTQGSCCTNGRHCCPAGSRCTGGGWGCSPLRWDPPIPLRELL encoded by the exons ATGCTGGAGTTCGCTGGGAGGTACTGCGGGCACTGGGCATACTGGAATTTcctgggag gcaccTGCAGTGCCATGACGCCCCTTGTGCCGCTGCTGTGGCTAGTCCTGGCCGGTGCTTGGCTACCATGTCCTGATGCACAGCTGTACCCCACCACCCTG gtcCTGCCTGCCAGCAGCGCAGCACCGTGCCAGGACTCATCCTGCCCTGCCGGAGCCAGTTGCACACTGCCAGAG GGAGTGCCCTGTGCCGGCGGCCACCACTGCTGTCCCCGAGGGTCTCACTGTAGTGCCGATGGGGAATCCTGCGTCGTGTCACCAG CCCCTCGTGCTGTCCCCTGTCCCGATGGAGAGTCTGAGTGTCCTGACAATGCCACCTGCTGCGTGACAGCCAGTGGCACCTGGGGGTGCTGCCCAATGCCCGAG GCTTCATGCTGCGCAGACAAGGTTCACTGCTGTCCCCATGCCACCATCTGTGACCTGGCCCATGGGCGCTGTCTGTCACCTGACGGTGACGTTCCCTTGGGCACCACGTTCCCTGCCTGGAAGCGCCAGCCCCCACCACCTG CAGTTGTACTGCTCCAGGTGCTGTGTCCCGATGGGCGCTCGGCTTGTCCCGATGGCACAACCTGCTGCCAGCTGTCTCTGACTGAGTACGGCTGCTGCCCGCTGCAGAAC GGCACATCCTGCGACCTGGAGCGCTCCACCTGCACCTCCGCACCACTCCGGGCAGCCCTGCCCAAAG CTCAGGATGTGAGGTGTGATGAGGAGACGAGCTGTCCGGACGGGAACACGTGCTGCCGCCTTGCCTCGGGAGCCTGGGGGTGCTGCCCGCTGGAGCAG GCCGTCTGCTGCGAGGACCACATCCACTGCTGCCCACAGGGCTCCACCTGCGACCCATCGGGGGGCACCTGCCTGCAGGGTGGGGGCGGCCGCCTGCCCTGGCTGCGCAAGACCCCAGCGCTGGCCCGGGTCGGGGACGTGAGGTGTGACGAGGAGACGAGCTGTCCGGACGGGAACACGTGCTGCCGCCTCGCCTCGGGAGCCTGGGGGTGCTGCCCGCTGGAGCAG GCCGTCTGCTGCGAGGACCACATCCACTGCTGCCCACAGGGCTCCACCTGCGACCCATCGGGGGGCACCTGCCTGCAGGGTGGGGGTGGCCGCCTGCCCTGGCTGCGCAAGACCCCAGCGCTGGCCCGGGTCGGGGACGTGAGGTGTGACGAGGAGACGAGCTGTCCGGACGGGAACACGTGCTGCCGCCTCGCCTCGGGAGCCTGGGGGTGCTGCCCGCTGGAGCAG GCCGTGTGCTGCGGGGaccaccagcactgctgcccgCGGGGCTTCACCTGCAACGTGGCCACTGAGAGCTGCGAGAAGCTGGTGGCCCCCACCCCCCTTCTGCTGGCCACCAACCCCCCCCGCGGGGTCCGCAACCCCCCCCTCCGCGCCCCCACCCCGCTGCGAGCCACCAGCACCCCCTCAGGTGACACCGTCCCCTGCGATGCCACCCGCTCGTGCCGTGGCCATCAGCGATGCTGCCGGAGCTcggggggctcctgggggtgCTGCCCCTTCACCCAG GGCTCCTGCTGCACCAATGGGCGTCACTGCTGCCCCGCGGGGTCCCGCTGCACCggagggggctggggctgcagccccctGCGCTGGGACCCCCCCATACCCCTCAGGGAGCTGCTCTGA
- the GRN gene encoding progranulin isoform X2 — protein MLEFAGRYCGHWAYWNFLGGTCSAMTPLVPLLWLVLAGAWLPCPDAQLYPTTLVLPASSAAPCQDSSCPAGASCTLPEGVPCAGGHHCCPRGSHCSADGESCVVSPAPRAVPCPDGESECPDNATCCVTASGTWGCCPMPEASCCADKVHCCPHATICDLAHGRCLSPDGDVPLGTTFPAWKRQPPPPVVLLQVLCPDGRSACPDGTTCCQLSLTEYGCCPLQNAVCCGDGQHCCPQGTSCDLERSTCTSAPLRAALPKAQDVRCDEETSCPDGNTCCRLASGAWGCCPLEQAVCCEDHIHCCPQGSTCDPSGGTCLQGGGGRLPWLRKTPALARVGDVRCDEETSCPDGNTCCRLASGAWGCCPLEQAVCCEDHIHCCPQGSTCDPSGGTCLQGGGGRLPWLRKTPALARVGDVRCDEETSCPDGNTCCRLASGAWGCCPLEQAVCCGDHQHCCPRGFTCNVATESCEKLVAPTPLLLATNPPRGVRNPPLRAPTPLRATSTPSGDTVPCDATRSCRGHQRCCRSSGGSWGCCPFTQGSCCTNGRHCCPAGSRCTGGGWGCSPLRWDPPIPLRELL, from the exons ATGCTGGAGTTCGCTGGGAGGTACTGCGGGCACTGGGCATACTGGAATTTcctgggag gcaccTGCAGTGCCATGACGCCCCTTGTGCCGCTGCTGTGGCTAGTCCTGGCCGGTGCTTGGCTACCATGTCCTGATGCACAGCTGTACCCCACCACCCTG gtcCTGCCTGCCAGCAGCGCAGCACCGTGCCAGGACTCATCCTGCCCTGCCGGAGCCAGTTGCACACTGCCAGAG GGAGTGCCCTGTGCCGGCGGCCACCACTGCTGTCCCCGAGGGTCTCACTGTAGTGCCGATGGGGAATCCTGCGTCGTGTCACCAG CCCCTCGTGCTGTCCCCTGTCCCGATGGAGAGTCTGAGTGTCCTGACAATGCCACCTGCTGCGTGACAGCCAGTGGCACCTGGGGGTGCTGCCCAATGCCCGAG GCTTCATGCTGCGCAGACAAGGTTCACTGCTGTCCCCATGCCACCATCTGTGACCTGGCCCATGGGCGCTGTCTGTCACCTGACGGTGACGTTCCCTTGGGCACCACGTTCCCTGCCTGGAAGCGCCAGCCCCCACCACCTG TTGTACTGCTCCAGGTGCTGTGTCCCGATGGGCGCTCGGCTTGTCCCGATGGCACAACCTGCTGCCAGCTGTCTCTGACTGAGTACGGCTGCTGCCCGCTGCAGAAC GCCGTGTGCTGCGGTGAtgggcagcactgctgcccGCAGGGCACATCCTGCGACCTGGAGCGCTCCACCTGCACCTCCGCACCACTCCGGGCAGCCCTGCCCAAAG CTCAGGATGTGAGGTGTGATGAGGAGACGAGCTGTCCGGACGGGAACACGTGCTGCCGCCTTGCCTCGGGAGCCTGGGGGTGCTGCCCGCTGGAGCAG GCCGTCTGCTGCGAGGACCACATCCACTGCTGCCCACAGGGCTCCACCTGCGACCCATCGGGGGGCACCTGCCTGCAGGGTGGGGGCGGCCGCCTGCCCTGGCTGCGCAAGACCCCAGCGCTGGCCCGGGTCGGGGACGTGAGGTGTGACGAGGAGACGAGCTGTCCGGACGGGAACACGTGCTGCCGCCTCGCCTCGGGAGCCTGGGGGTGCTGCCCGCTGGAGCAG GCCGTCTGCTGCGAGGACCACATCCACTGCTGCCCACAGGGCTCCACCTGCGACCCATCGGGGGGCACCTGCCTGCAGGGTGGGGGTGGCCGCCTGCCCTGGCTGCGCAAGACCCCAGCGCTGGCCCGGGTCGGGGACGTGAGGTGTGACGAGGAGACGAGCTGTCCGGACGGGAACACGTGCTGCCGCCTCGCCTCGGGAGCCTGGGGGTGCTGCCCGCTGGAGCAG GCCGTGTGCTGCGGGGaccaccagcactgctgcccgCGGGGCTTCACCTGCAACGTGGCCACTGAGAGCTGCGAGAAGCTGGTGGCCCCCACCCCCCTTCTGCTGGCCACCAACCCCCCCCGCGGGGTCCGCAACCCCCCCCTCCGCGCCCCCACCCCGCTGCGAGCCACCAGCACCCCCTCAGGTGACACCGTCCCCTGCGATGCCACCCGCTCGTGCCGTGGCCATCAGCGATGCTGCCGGAGCTcggggggctcctgggggtgCTGCCCCTTCACCCAG GGCTCCTGCTGCACCAATGGGCGTCACTGCTGCCCCGCGGGGTCCCGCTGCACCggagggggctggggctgcagccccctGCGCTGGGACCCCCCCATACCCCTCAGGGAGCTGCTCTGA
- the GRN gene encoding progranulin isoform X1, whose translation MLEFAGRYCGHWAYWNFLGGTCSAMTPLVPLLWLVLAGAWLPCPDAQLYPTTLVLPASSAAPCQDSSCPAGASCTLPEGVPCAGGHHCCPRGSHCSADGESCVVSPAPRAVPCPDGESECPDNATCCVTASGTWGCCPMPEASCCADKVHCCPHATICDLAHGRCLSPDGDVPLGTTFPAWKRQPPPPAVVLLQVLCPDGRSACPDGTTCCQLSLTEYGCCPLQNAVCCGDGQHCCPQGTSCDLERSTCTSAPLRAALPKAQDVRCDEETSCPDGNTCCRLASGAWGCCPLEQAVCCEDHIHCCPQGSTCDPSGGTCLQGGGGRLPWLRKTPALARVGDVRCDEETSCPDGNTCCRLASGAWGCCPLEQAVCCEDHIHCCPQGSTCDPSGGTCLQGGGGRLPWLRKTPALARVGDVRCDEETSCPDGNTCCRLASGAWGCCPLEQAVCCGDHQHCCPRGFTCNVATESCEKLVAPTPLLLATNPPRGVRNPPLRAPTPLRATSTPSGDTVPCDATRSCRGHQRCCRSSGGSWGCCPFTQGSCCTNGRHCCPAGSRCTGGGWGCSPLRWDPPIPLRELL comes from the exons ATGCTGGAGTTCGCTGGGAGGTACTGCGGGCACTGGGCATACTGGAATTTcctgggag gcaccTGCAGTGCCATGACGCCCCTTGTGCCGCTGCTGTGGCTAGTCCTGGCCGGTGCTTGGCTACCATGTCCTGATGCACAGCTGTACCCCACCACCCTG gtcCTGCCTGCCAGCAGCGCAGCACCGTGCCAGGACTCATCCTGCCCTGCCGGAGCCAGTTGCACACTGCCAGAG GGAGTGCCCTGTGCCGGCGGCCACCACTGCTGTCCCCGAGGGTCTCACTGTAGTGCCGATGGGGAATCCTGCGTCGTGTCACCAG CCCCTCGTGCTGTCCCCTGTCCCGATGGAGAGTCTGAGTGTCCTGACAATGCCACCTGCTGCGTGACAGCCAGTGGCACCTGGGGGTGCTGCCCAATGCCCGAG GCTTCATGCTGCGCAGACAAGGTTCACTGCTGTCCCCATGCCACCATCTGTGACCTGGCCCATGGGCGCTGTCTGTCACCTGACGGTGACGTTCCCTTGGGCACCACGTTCCCTGCCTGGAAGCGCCAGCCCCCACCACCTG CAGTTGTACTGCTCCAGGTGCTGTGTCCCGATGGGCGCTCGGCTTGTCCCGATGGCACAACCTGCTGCCAGCTGTCTCTGACTGAGTACGGCTGCTGCCCGCTGCAGAAC GCCGTGTGCTGCGGTGAtgggcagcactgctgcccGCAGGGCACATCCTGCGACCTGGAGCGCTCCACCTGCACCTCCGCACCACTCCGGGCAGCCCTGCCCAAAG CTCAGGATGTGAGGTGTGATGAGGAGACGAGCTGTCCGGACGGGAACACGTGCTGCCGCCTTGCCTCGGGAGCCTGGGGGTGCTGCCCGCTGGAGCAG GCCGTCTGCTGCGAGGACCACATCCACTGCTGCCCACAGGGCTCCACCTGCGACCCATCGGGGGGCACCTGCCTGCAGGGTGGGGGCGGCCGCCTGCCCTGGCTGCGCAAGACCCCAGCGCTGGCCCGGGTCGGGGACGTGAGGTGTGACGAGGAGACGAGCTGTCCGGACGGGAACACGTGCTGCCGCCTCGCCTCGGGAGCCTGGGGGTGCTGCCCGCTGGAGCAG GCCGTCTGCTGCGAGGACCACATCCACTGCTGCCCACAGGGCTCCACCTGCGACCCATCGGGGGGCACCTGCCTGCAGGGTGGGGGTGGCCGCCTGCCCTGGCTGCGCAAGACCCCAGCGCTGGCCCGGGTCGGGGACGTGAGGTGTGACGAGGAGACGAGCTGTCCGGACGGGAACACGTGCTGCCGCCTCGCCTCGGGAGCCTGGGGGTGCTGCCCGCTGGAGCAG GCCGTGTGCTGCGGGGaccaccagcactgctgcccgCGGGGCTTCACCTGCAACGTGGCCACTGAGAGCTGCGAGAAGCTGGTGGCCCCCACCCCCCTTCTGCTGGCCACCAACCCCCCCCGCGGGGTCCGCAACCCCCCCCTCCGCGCCCCCACCCCGCTGCGAGCCACCAGCACCCCCTCAGGTGACACCGTCCCCTGCGATGCCACCCGCTCGTGCCGTGGCCATCAGCGATGCTGCCGGAGCTcggggggctcctgggggtgCTGCCCCTTCACCCAG GGCTCCTGCTGCACCAATGGGCGTCACTGCTGCCCCGCGGGGTCCCGCTGCACCggagggggctggggctgcagccccctGCGCTGGGACCCCCCCATACCCCTCAGGGAGCTGCTCTGA
- the GRN gene encoding progranulin isoform X4: MLEFAGRYCGHWAYWNFLGGTCSAMTPLVPLLWLVLAGAWLPCPDAQLYPTTLVLPASSAAPCQDSSCPAGASCTLPEGVPCAGGHHCCPRGSHCSADGESCVVSPAPRAVPCPDGESECPDNATCCVTASGTWGCCPMPEASCCADKVHCCPHATICDLAHGRCLSPDGDVPLGTTFPAWKRQPPPPVVLLQVLCPDGRSACPDGTTCCQLSLTEYGCCPLQNGTSCDLERSTCTSAPLRAALPKAQDVRCDEETSCPDGNTCCRLASGAWGCCPLEQAVCCEDHIHCCPQGSTCDPSGGTCLQGGGGRLPWLRKTPALARVGDVRCDEETSCPDGNTCCRLASGAWGCCPLEQAVCCEDHIHCCPQGSTCDPSGGTCLQGGGGRLPWLRKTPALARVGDVRCDEETSCPDGNTCCRLASGAWGCCPLEQAVCCGDHQHCCPRGFTCNVATESCEKLVAPTPLLLATNPPRGVRNPPLRAPTPLRATSTPSGDTVPCDATRSCRGHQRCCRSSGGSWGCCPFTQGSCCTNGRHCCPAGSRCTGGGWGCSPLRWDPPIPLRELL; encoded by the exons ATGCTGGAGTTCGCTGGGAGGTACTGCGGGCACTGGGCATACTGGAATTTcctgggag gcaccTGCAGTGCCATGACGCCCCTTGTGCCGCTGCTGTGGCTAGTCCTGGCCGGTGCTTGGCTACCATGTCCTGATGCACAGCTGTACCCCACCACCCTG gtcCTGCCTGCCAGCAGCGCAGCACCGTGCCAGGACTCATCCTGCCCTGCCGGAGCCAGTTGCACACTGCCAGAG GGAGTGCCCTGTGCCGGCGGCCACCACTGCTGTCCCCGAGGGTCTCACTGTAGTGCCGATGGGGAATCCTGCGTCGTGTCACCAG CCCCTCGTGCTGTCCCCTGTCCCGATGGAGAGTCTGAGTGTCCTGACAATGCCACCTGCTGCGTGACAGCCAGTGGCACCTGGGGGTGCTGCCCAATGCCCGAG GCTTCATGCTGCGCAGACAAGGTTCACTGCTGTCCCCATGCCACCATCTGTGACCTGGCCCATGGGCGCTGTCTGTCACCTGACGGTGACGTTCCCTTGGGCACCACGTTCCCTGCCTGGAAGCGCCAGCCCCCACCACCTG TTGTACTGCTCCAGGTGCTGTGTCCCGATGGGCGCTCGGCTTGTCCCGATGGCACAACCTGCTGCCAGCTGTCTCTGACTGAGTACGGCTGCTGCCCGCTGCAGAAC GGCACATCCTGCGACCTGGAGCGCTCCACCTGCACCTCCGCACCACTCCGGGCAGCCCTGCCCAAAG CTCAGGATGTGAGGTGTGATGAGGAGACGAGCTGTCCGGACGGGAACACGTGCTGCCGCCTTGCCTCGGGAGCCTGGGGGTGCTGCCCGCTGGAGCAG GCCGTCTGCTGCGAGGACCACATCCACTGCTGCCCACAGGGCTCCACCTGCGACCCATCGGGGGGCACCTGCCTGCAGGGTGGGGGCGGCCGCCTGCCCTGGCTGCGCAAGACCCCAGCGCTGGCCCGGGTCGGGGACGTGAGGTGTGACGAGGAGACGAGCTGTCCGGACGGGAACACGTGCTGCCGCCTCGCCTCGGGAGCCTGGGGGTGCTGCCCGCTGGAGCAG GCCGTCTGCTGCGAGGACCACATCCACTGCTGCCCACAGGGCTCCACCTGCGACCCATCGGGGGGCACCTGCCTGCAGGGTGGGGGTGGCCGCCTGCCCTGGCTGCGCAAGACCCCAGCGCTGGCCCGGGTCGGGGACGTGAGGTGTGACGAGGAGACGAGCTGTCCGGACGGGAACACGTGCTGCCGCCTCGCCTCGGGAGCCTGGGGGTGCTGCCCGCTGGAGCAG GCCGTGTGCTGCGGGGaccaccagcactgctgcccgCGGGGCTTCACCTGCAACGTGGCCACTGAGAGCTGCGAGAAGCTGGTGGCCCCCACCCCCCTTCTGCTGGCCACCAACCCCCCCCGCGGGGTCCGCAACCCCCCCCTCCGCGCCCCCACCCCGCTGCGAGCCACCAGCACCCCCTCAGGTGACACCGTCCCCTGCGATGCCACCCGCTCGTGCCGTGGCCATCAGCGATGCTGCCGGAGCTcggggggctcctgggggtgCTGCCCCTTCACCCAG GGCTCCTGCTGCACCAATGGGCGTCACTGCTGCCCCGCGGGGTCCCGCTGCACCggagggggctggggctgcagccccctGCGCTGGGACCCCCCCATACCCCTCAGGGAGCTGCTCTGA